A stretch of DNA from Lysinibacillus sp. B2A1:
CCTTATGCACATACACAGAGTGCTCCATCGTATGCTTATAACCAGGATAAGGACGGAACTGACTATATGTAGCAAAGCCTGCTACTACACCATTCTCGTCAAAGACAAGGAGAGGATTATCAGAAGCCTGTTGGTCCTTAAACCATTGTATTTTCTCCTCTAACGATTGCGTTTCGTAACGATAAACAGCCTTACTCGTTAAAATAATATCGTTGTAGATGTCTAAAACCTCAGCTATATCTTTTTCCTCCATGAAGCGTATCATCAATGTTCACATCCTTCAATCAATTATGACAGCTTGCTAATCTGTACTTTTATATTTCATAAATTTCTTACTATCAATTATGCTTCGGCATAATTGCGTCCAGAATTGATTTTGTGCTTAGGTCTGCGTGATGCAGATCAGTTTGCGATGATTTTCTGCTGAAAGAAGTAAAATTACACATTAAAATAACGAGCATCTGGATGCGCAAAGACAATCGCAGAAACAGAAGCCTCCGGTTCCATCATAAAGCCTTCAGTTAAATGAACACCTATATCCTCCGGTTTTAATAAGCCAAACAACTTCTCCTGATCTTCTAAATTTGGACATGCAGGATAGCCGAATGAGAAGCGTTGTCCTTGATATTTGGCAGCAAAACGGTCACGCATTGTAAAGTCTGTGGCATCTGGGAAGCCCCATTGGTCACGAATTTCCTGATGCATTCTTTCTGCAAAGCCCTCTGCTAATTCTAGTGCTGTAGATTGTAATGCATGGCTTTCAAGGAATTTCCCATCCTCCTTTAGTTCACGCGCCTTTGCCATTACCCCCTGTCCTGCTGTAACAACCATTAGGGCAATATAGTCCATCTCTCCACTCTCAACCGTTTTTAGGAAATCAGCAAGGCATAAAAATGGTTCTACTTGCTGACGCGGGAAGGTAAAACGCTCAATTTCTGTTTTATTGTCAGCTGGATCATAGACAATTACATCATCTCCATCTGCCTGTGCAGGGAAAAATTGATACATTCCAGACGGTTTTAACAAGTCCCTTTTTAAATAATCGTCCACTAAATCCTTTAATTCTGTTGCTCTTGCATCTCCCGCATCAAGCAATTGTTGCACTTGCCCCTTCAAGCCCAAGTGGTGACCAAGTAAAGTACGCATATTTACATAAGGATATAAATGCGATACAGCATATTCCTTCTTCACATGTCGTCTTAAATCGGCTGGTAAAAATACAGATGCTTCCTTTACTGTACGAGCAGGTTTTATGGATATTTCTTTTGCAGGGCGAGCTGCTCGTTTCTCATCTGCTTCTAAACGTTTTTTACGGGACTCCTCAATTTCAGCTAGGAAATCAGCACGTGTTTCTGAACCCATTAAAAGATTTGCCTGCTCTAATCCTTGCATCGCATCCTTTGAATAGATGACAGGTCCATCATACTCATCCGCAATCTTAGTTTCTGTAAAACGTCGGGATAATGCTGCTCCACCTACTAGAATTGGTACATCAATACCCGCTTCTTTAAAATCCTGAGCAGTAATTACCATTTGCTGTGCTGATTTTACAAGTAAGCCTGAAAGCCCGATAAAGTCCGGTTTCTCTTTTCGAACTGCTTCAATTAATTGAGCAGGTGTGACTTTTATGCCAAGGTCAACCACCTTATAGCCGTTATTGCTTAAAATAATATCAACTAGGTTTTTTCCAATATCATGTACATCGCCTTTGACAGTTGCGAGCACCATTTTCCCTTTGCCAGCACTCTCTTCATTTTTCTCCATAAATTGCTCCAAGTGAGCAACAGCAGCCTTCATAACACCAGCAGATTGTAATACTTCCGCAACGATAAGCTGATTATTATTAAATAATCGACCGACCTCAGCCATTCCAGCCATCAATGGTCCGTTAATAATATCAAGAGGTGCTTCAAATATTTCACGAGCAGCCTCCAGATCCTCAATCAGACCTTCTTTTGTCCCCTCTAAAATATAGTAAGCTAAGCGACCTTCGACTGTTTTAGGAATATCAGCCTCTGTTTTTTCTTTCTTTTTATCACGATAAAAATCAGTGAATACGGCTAGTGTCTCATCATTCGTATTAAACAATAAATCATTTGCAAGCTTAATTTCCTCTTCTGGAATGGAAGCGTAGCGCTCTAGTTTTTCAGTATTCACAATGGCATAATCTAAGCCTGCCTGTGTACAATGATAGAGATAAACTGCATTTAATACCTCACGACCAACAGGCGGTAATCCAAATGAGATATTGCTGACACCAAGAACCGTTAATGTACGTGGCATTTTTTCTTTGATGAGTCGAATTCCCTCGATTGTTTCTAGAGCAGAGCCAATATATTGCTCATCTCCTGTACCTACTGGGAACATTAATGGGTCAAAGATTATATCTTCTGGTGCAAGTCCCCATTTTTCTGTTAACAAGTTATAGGAACGTTCAGCAATTTCTAGCTTGCGCTGTCGATCAACCGCCATGCCTTGCTCATCTATCGTTCCAACAACCAAGGAGGCACCATATTTTTTCACAAGAGGTAACACAGCATCAAAGCGCTCTTCCCCATCCTCTAAATTGATAGAGTTGATAATAGCTTTCCCTTGCGAAAATTTAAGTGCTTCTTCGATAACCTTTTCATCAGTTGAGTCAATAACAAGAGGTACCTTTACTTTTTTCACAACCTCCTGCATAAAGCCTCGAATATCGGCTAGTTCATCGCGATCAGGATTCGCTAAACAAATATCAATAACATGGGCACCATTCTTGACTTGTGCACGAGCAATTTCTGCAGCTTCCTCAAATTTCCCATCAATAATTAGATTTTTAAACTTACGAGAACCAATTACATTTGTACGTTCTCCAATAAATAATGGACGCATAGAATCGTCATACACTAATGGCTCGATACCTGACACTACATGACCATGTGTTGTCTCTGGTAATTGGCGTGGTGTTTCCTCTTTTAATACCTCACGAATGGCAGCAATATGTGCTGGTGTTGTTCCACAGCAGCCTCCTACAATGTTCAACCATCCCTTTTCAGCAAAGCCTTTTAGCTTTTGTGACAGTGACTCTGGTGATTCATGGTAGCAGCCCTCCTCGTCCGGTAAGCCTGCATTTGGGTAACAGCTTATATACCCCGTTGAAAGCTCTGCTAATGAACGAATATGATCCGTCATAAATTCTGGACCTGTCGCACAGTTCAAACCTACAGATAGTGGTTTAATATGCTCGATAGAAATATAGAATGCATCAATGGATTGTCCTGCAAGTGTCGTTCCCATCGGTTCAATTGTTCCTGATATCATCACAGGCAGCTCTTTGCCAGTCACTTCAAATGCGCGAGATACTCCTAAAGTACCTGCCTTAACATTGAGCATATCCTGGCTGGTTTCTAGCAACAATACATCTGCTCCAGCTTCAATTAATGCCTTTGCCTGTACATAGAAGTTTTCTTCTAGCTCATCAAAGGTAATTCCACCTGTCACTGATAAGGTTTTTGTAGTAGGCCCCATCGCTCCTGCTACAAAACGCGGCCAATCAGAGGTAGAAAAATCATCCACTGCCTTACGTGCTATTTCTACAGCACGCTTATTGATTTCCTCTGCCTTCGCCCCCAGATCATATTCATTTAATACAAGAGGAGTGCCTCCAAATGTATTTGTACAAATAATATCTGCCCCAGCCTCTAAATATTTTCTATGAACCTTTTCAAGCACATCCGGTCTAGTTAGTACAAGATTTTCATTACAGCCATCATATTCCTCGCCACCGAAATCCTCAGCTGATAAGTTTTCATTCTGTAGCATTGTCCCCATTGCGCCATCAAGAATTAAAATTCGTTTCTCTAGTTGCTCTTCAATCAAATGCTTAGCCATTTATACTTACCCCTTTTTTTTGTTCATCCAATTGCTCAATAAATTTCATTAGTTCTAGTGTCATATCATAGCGTAGGAATGGTGTAATAAGATAAATACCATTGAAATATTGTGCAGCTACCTCTACTAATTCCTTAGCAATTGCAATTCCCTCAAGCGTTGCGCGCTCCTTATCCTCGCCACAAGCCTTCATACGTGCTAAGGCTTCTTCAGATAATTTAATGCCTGGTACTTCATGATGTAAGAACTCCGCACTTTTATAGCTCGTTACTGGCATAATCCCTATATAGATTGGTGCTTCTAAATGCTTTGTTGCCTCATAAATTTCTATAATTTTTTCCTTTGTATAGACAGGTTGTGAAATAAAATAATCTGCTCCATGCTCAATTTTCTTTTCTAATCGAGATACAGCTCGGTCTAATACACGTACATTCGGATTGAACGCAGCGGCTACAGAGAAATTCGCCTTTTGACGCAGCGGCTTCCCTGAAAATGATACACCTTCATTTAACTGTTTGATTAATTGGATCAGCTCCATTGATGATACGTCATAAACACTTGTTGCCCCTGGGAAATCGCCAACCTTTGTTGGATCTCCAGTCACCGCTAATATATCATGAATCCCTAGTGCATTTAAGCCCATTAAATGGGATTGCAGGCCAATTAAATTACGATCTCGGCATGTAATATGTGTTAACGGACGTACCCCATGTGTTTCTTTCAACAATGCGCCCATTGCCACATTACTTATTCTTGGAGACGCGAGCGAATTATCTGCCATCATAACCACATCTGCGCCTGCTTCATATAATTTTTTAGCACCTTTAATAAAGCCATCGATTTCTAAATGTCTCGGTGTATCCAACTCAACAATAACCGAGCGTTGACGTTTTACTTTTAAATGCAGAGGCTCAAATCTTGATGGTTCTGCCTCACGTACAATCTCTACTTTTTCAGGCTTCGCTAATTTTTCTTCTACCGGAGATAATTCCTCTAAGTATTTTTTCGCTGCAGCAATATGCTTTGGCGTCGTACCACAGCACCCTCCTATTAAACGTACACCTTGATCTCGAAGTGCTACGGCTGCTCGACCAAAATAGTCTGTCTCAGACTCATAAACAACCCGACCATCTTCTAAGTCTAGAAGAGATGCATTTGGATATGCTGACATAAATGCCTTTTCAGGAAGTTCTACACCTTCAAATGCTTGAATCGTATGGAATGGACCTAAACGACAGTTAACACCTACGATATCAGCGCCAAGTGCCTCAAGCTCATGTAGAGCGTAATTTAAACTCTTTCCATTTTGCAATACTCCCGGTTCATGCATTGAAACTTGTGCAATTATTGGCAACTTGGTTTTTGCTCGAAGCATCTTTAATGTTGCTGTTAATTCTTCAAAATCATAATAGGTTTCGAGTAAAAGTCCATCTGGATTCCCAGCAAGTAAGACAGTTGCTTGCTCTTCCACGGTCGCTAAAATTTCTTCTAACGTTGCATCGCTTTTTCGGATGCCTCGAATTCCTCCAATAGTTCCCAAAACAAATTGGCCTCCATCTGCAGCAGCTCGCTTTGCAATCGTAATAGCAGCTTCATTAAACTGTTGAACACGCGATTCTAATCCATAGCGTGCTAATTTTATGGCATTCGCTCCATAAGTATTTGTTTGAATAATATCGGCTCCAGCCGCGATGTACTCTCTATGAATCTTTTCAATTAATTCTGGTCTTTGAACATTCATTTCCTCATGACAGTACTCCAAGCCATAACCGTATAATACCGTACCAATTGCACCATCTGCTGTCAGAACATGCGTTTTTAACTTTTCAAGCAATCCCATAAAACTAGCCCCTCTTCCTATTTTTCTATAATAAAAAAGCCTTCTTTAACACAAAGAAGGCTTTTACGTTTCGTAATTGTTGTTCCTTCTCATCTTTGACCATAGGGTCTTCTGGATTTAGCACCTGACAAAAGTTGGTTGCTGAAGCATCATAGGGCCAGTCCCTCAGCTTCTCTTGATAAGAATTTAGTATGAATTTTTTAAATAATTAAAAGAATCATATCGTTAACAAACGTTTGAGTCAAGACTATTTCACGTAACAAAGGATATTTCAAACGAAAAATATAATTTTTTGTCTTATATTCTGCAATTAAGAGAGTTTTTCAGCAATATTCTCCCCAATTTTTTTACCGTTTTGAATACAAGCACCTATACCTACACCAAAATAAGAGCAGCCCGCAATGGATAAATTCGGATAATTTGTTTCGAGCTCTTGTAATAAACCCTGTAATGCCTCACGATGCGCTAAATCATACTTTGGCATTTGATCAATCCATCTACTCACATTTACGACATTTGGTTTTTCTTCAATCCCCAAGCTTTTTCTTACATCCTCCAGGGCAACAACTGTTAATTCTTCATCTGTCATCATAAGTAATTTCTCATACGCAGGGTTAATGCTTTTATAGAAGATTCGAACAAGTAATTGCTCATTTGCTGAAGTATGCTTCCACTTGCGGCTTGTCCATGTCGCTGCATTACAGATTACATCCGAATTATGTGACACAATAAAGCCTGTTCCATCAGCTGGTAATCTATTATCAGGTATATCAAATCCTAAATACATTGTAATGGCTGAGGCAGTATTGAACTGTTCAAAATAACGGTTCAATGTTTCATCCGTTAATAGGCTCTGTACAGCTTCATTAGGTAATGCTAAAACAACATGATCTGCATCAATGATCGTATCATTTGCCAAAGTAACTCGGTAGTGATTTTCCTGCTTGTTGACACTAGTAGTGGTAATTCCCTTTAAAATTTCTACATCAGTTAACATTTCTTCAAGACGATCAATTAAAGACGATAAACCATTTTTAAACGAAATAAACTTTTTATTAGCAGCTTTTACAAATTGTTCTCGATTTGCATCAAAACCTTTAATGATACTTCCATACTCATTTTTATAATCAATTAAATAAGGTAAAGTGGAAGCAATCGATAGTTGATGTAAATCTCCTGAATACACTCCTGCAAGTACTGGCGCTATTTGGTTTTGGACAAGCTCCTCTCCTAAATAATACGTTAAAAATTCTCCAATAGAGCTGTCCTTTGTAAAGCCCACATTTGGCATTGTCAAATCCTTTAACGCTACTTTTTTACCTTCTTCGGATACAAGTGTACTTTCTTCCAGAGAGTGTAAGCTCATTGGAATACCGAACGTCGAATCTGCCGGAATGGCATGGAGCTCATTATTTGTGTATATATAGGAAATCCCAGTTTCGTTATATACCAAATCCTGCTCAAAATTAAGCTCTTCAACAAGCTCCATAACACCTTTATGACGAGCTACAATCGAATCTGCCCCTGTTTCCATAATGAATCCCTGTTCGTAATCAGAGTGTAACTTACCCCCTAGATATGTATTTTTTTCAACAAGCACAAGCTTTACATCTAAATTTTTCTCCTTCACTTGACGCTGCAAATAATGCATCGTACATAAACCCGTAATACCGCCGCCTAATACAACCACTGTTTCCATATTAACCGCCCCTAATTTTTGTTGTCTTCCTTTAGTATAAACTCTTTTTATTGAAAATTACGCTAAACCCTTTACAAATTTAGCAAAAATGGAGCTACCCAGTGGTTAGGATAGCTCCATTTCATAGTGTTGAAAAATCAAATAGTCAAGGACTCTTTGTGAATATTTAGTCAAAATGAAGGTGATTTCCGTTCCAGGCTACTCGCTTTGTCGCTGACGCTTCGCTTTCGCGCAGAGCAAGGCTTCCTGTGGGCGAGCGACGAGCCGCTTCCTGCGCTGGAGGAACGAAGGCTAAGTGCGTCACGTCCTATGACTACGCCTTCGTGACCAACATCGTGTTGGCCTCAGTTTCTCGTCTGTCTCGCTATCCCACGGAGTCGAGTAGCCTTACACTCCAATCAGCAAAAGTGTAGAACTTTAAATTTTTTTCTTCCTCAAAAGTAAAGTAAAAGTATGTTACTCACCATCATTAAATGGATAGAATAGTGACACAATTCTATAGTTGTTGTCCTGCATTATATGGATAGCACCAATTTGTCACTTTTCATAAAGCCACTTATTGCTGTCGATCTGTTTTCACATTGAAAAATATAGTGATGGCTAAGACTTCAAATTTATCACTATACATTTGTGGAAATGCCAGAAGAAAATACTATGTGCAATGGTTGATTGGAGTGTAGACTGAGTGACTCCTCGGGGATTCAGCGTCACAGATGAGACCCTGGAGCGAGTGAAGCGGCTCATCGGACGCCCCCAGGAAAGCACTCAGTCGGAACGGAAATCAACCTCTCTTTTTGAAAAAGGGCTATACTTTTTAATTTGTCACCTTGATTTCATTGACTTAATAGTATTTCAACAACATGAAATGGAGCTATCCAGTGGTTAGGATAGCTCCATTTCTATGACTAAAGTATGTATCTTTCCATGATGAAACGAAAAAATACTTTTAACCTTACAATCTCGGACATCTGCTTGTTACATTACACAACCTATATATTACCTCACGAACCATTAAATTACACATATTGATGCTTGTTATAGTGTTTACAGGCTGTAGATTTTCATTTGCCCCAATAAAAATATCCTTGCCGTGAATTAATTTAAGTGTTGGGCAACATTTGCTAATTTCTCGGCTGAATTTGTTACTTCTTCAAAGGCAACTCCCAGCTCATTAAGAATCTCTGCTATTGTTAATACTTCTTTTTCCATACTATCATTCTGTTCTTTTGCTTCTGTCATTGATTCTAATATCTTCGTAAATTGCCCTTCTGTTTGAACCATATTTTCCTTGCCAGATATGACCTCTTCTTGAATATTATTAAGAGAGTGTGTTAACTTATCTGTCCGTTCATTTGTTTTTTGTAACAACATGGCTACTGATGTTACAGAATCTTTTGTTTGAATTGATAGTTTTCGAACCTCATCTGCAACTATATTAAAGCCTTTACCCGCTTCTCCAGCACGGGCTGCTTCTATAGCTGCGTTTAAAGCTAACAAATTGGTCTGGTTGGCAATAGTGGTAACTACACTCATAATTGATTCCATTTCTTTTGACATACCAGTCAACTGTTCAATATTCTCAGTTATATCCTTCAGCAACTCAATAATATTACACATATTTTGTGATTGACTCTTTATTCGTTCTCGCCCCTCTAATGCCTGCTTCTCAGCCATCGCCGACACTAAAAGTGAGTTTTTGGCAAACTGTTTAATTTCATCGGATTGCTTGCTTATTCGATGAAATGAGATATTTGTTTCATGGGATATTGAAGCAAGACTTTCTGTAGACGCTACGATTTCCTTCTCCACTGCTTCCTTTTTCCGTTCCATATTCTCTTTGTGCTGCTCAACAGTATTTTCAAAGGCTTCTAATACTAATTGCTGCTCAAAGTTTGAAATTTTAGAGATGGCCCGTATTGTATTAAATTGATCTTTGGGATGATGAATGCACTCTTCCACTAAGCCAACGAATGATAATGACAAATCTTGGAAAGCGCAAATATACCATTGTGTTCTTAAACCAATATGAACATGTACTTTGGCAATATTAGTACGTCTCTGATAAAATTCATCATCAATTATGCCATTAAACATTTCAATTATATGGCGCCCCAGCGTGATTTTTAATTTTTCTACAGAACTGTGATTATTAATAATACTTACTAAACCATGCTCCGTTCCTATCATTCTATAAAATCTATCTACTATGTTATTAATATTGTCTACCACAAATGGCTGAAAGGCTTTTAAATATTGTAAATCCTGCTTTGTTAAATTTAGCATCTCTATTTGCTTGATCATTGACTCGCAATTAGAAACATCCATTTTTACAACATATTGCTGAAGGTCTATCATTGCTGTCTTTCTCTGTTTTTGAAAAATCACACATTTTCCCTCTTTCACGTGTACTTTTGCAAAGCTGAGAAATTCCAATTCCGTTTACAAAAATATATATTACAAAATGTAAGAAAATAGGTTTATAAGTACCTTAGATTAATTTCTCTTTAGTTGCTAAAAAGCATTTTGCCGTAGCATGAACTGCTCTTTTCAAAATCACTCATATACCTTATACATTTTATAAATAGCTGTCAATTTCAAGGTATACATTTTTTACCATTAATTGTATAAAAAGTCCCTATAGCCGAACTATTGACTAAATGCAGTAAAAAAGCTACCACAATATCTTTTGGCAGCTAAATTGCATCAACTAATGTTTCTTTTGCTTATTTTTTGTTTATTTTCCCTTTGTCTTTATTATCCCTTCACTATATTAATATTTTTACCGTTAGTTTCATGTATTATTATATACCTAAATAAAACAACTAACACCATTCTTTATACTCATAAAAACGGAAGCTATAATCGAAACTAAATGACTATAAAATTTTTACGAAAAATTTACATTCCTTTTAATTCATTCAGCAAAACAGTCGCCTCTTCTATTCCTGCCTCTGCAGCCAGTCCGTACCATTTAATTGCTTCTTTCATATTTCTAGGTATACCCTCTCCATTATTATAAAGATGCCCAAGCTGTAATTTTGCCTCTGAATCTCCTTGAAGAGCAGCTTGTTTAAACCAATGAATTCCTTTCTCGATATTACGTATACCGGTTAAACCTTGACTCCAAATAAATCCTAAATCATAAAATGCATCAACATGATATTGCTCTGCAGCTCTTTCATACCAATATAATCCACGATTTACATCTCGCAGTTGACCTAATCGCCCTTCAAAACAGATTCCTCCAAGTCTATATTGAGCTTCAACATAGCCTGCTTCGGCAGATTTTTTATAATAGAAGTATGCGTGCTCCTCATCAATATCGACGCCTAAACCTTGCTCGTAAATAATTCCAAGAGTAAACATTGCTTCTGCAACACCTTGCTTGGCAGCGAAGTCAAACCATTTCTTCGCAAGTATCATATTTTCTGATACACCTTCACCGTTAAAATACATATCTGCCAAGTTATTCGCTGCATCAGGATGACCTTGGTTTGCTGCTGCCTCATACAACGAAAAAGCTCTACAATAATTTTCCTGTACACCTATGCCTTCAAAATAAAAATTACCAAGTGCATATTGCGCATCAGCATGATCCTGCGATGCGGCTAATTCTAACCACTTTAAAGATTTTTCAGGCTGAAAACAGGAACTATCGCTAGCACTATAGTATTCCCCAAGCTGGAATTGTGCTTCTACATCTTGTTCTTCTATTGCTTCTTTATATAAATCAATAATGACCTCATGATCTAAATCTTCTTCATCAAATGCTTCAAACTGCTCATCTTGATTGATAAAATACCATTCCAATACATCGATTACATCGTCTACAACCTCAATACAATTGGCTAATTTCTCGAGTGAGGAAATTTGCCAAATTAAAATATATATAGGGAGTGGAATCGCTTCACGCAGTAAATCATCATACTCAGCTAAAAGCGTTAAGACATTTTCCTGTATTGATTGTGTCTGCTCTGGATGAACAATTTGTAAATGGCGTTGTTGATTTTTTTTTAGAAGCCCATGCACAACTTGATACACCATTTTATGCAATGCTGTTAATGGCACTTCTTCAAATGTTAGCAATTTGATATTTTGTGCAAACCATGTACCTTGAGTTTGCGTGAGCAGCAATAAGGATTCAATTCGCTCTTTATTTCGTTCAGCTAAAAATTGTCCATACATTCGTTTCCCCCCTTGCATTATAAAAAAACCGCCTTGCCAATATTATATGGAAGACAGTTTAAAATTGATTACACATACGCTCTTAGTATTAATCCTATGAGTAATGTGATAAATAAAAAAACAGATATATGAGCCCATTTATACATCTCTAATAAACCGATAAACTCTCGAGTAAAAACATTTGGAACATAATAAAAGGCAGTCTTTGAACCAACTCCTTGTGCATCAAGCTTTGACTTTCGGGCATATATACTGGCACGGAATACATGGAAATTATTCGTTACAAATAAAGATCGATAATTTTTACCTTGTGTATGTCTATCCATAATCGCCTTTGAAAATGCCATATTTTGTTTGGTATTTATTGATTGATCTTCCATCATTATCTTTTGAGCAGGTATTTGATGTATTTCAACAATATAGTTTTTCATGGCATAGGCTTCTGATACTTTTTCATCTGTTCCCTGACCGCCCGAGACGATAATGTAAGGTTGCTCACCATATTTTTTATATTGCCTTACTGCCTCGTCTAAACGACTAGCTAAAAGCGGCGGTACTTTATCACCAATTAGTCCTGATCCTAGTGCAATAATATAGTTTGGTTCATAGCGAATAGGTGTAAAATGATAAATCGTTGCATATGCCATTACACTTGTGTATAAAAACATTGTATAACCAAAAATCAAAAACGCATAGAAAAAAAGTATATGCCAAATCTCATTTTCGGTATTCATAAAAATCACAAATACATACCATATCATCATGATAAAAAAACTCAATCCAAAAACTGCTACTAATAAATTACGTACTTTACGTCCTTCTTTTTCAAGCAAAACCTTGCTATTAAAAAACATCGCAATTGATAAAATAAACATAATACCTGGAAAACTACCCAGTAAAATGATGATCCCCATCTC
This window harbors:
- a CDS encoding N-acetyltransferase translates to MIRFMEEKDIAEVLDIYNDIILTSKAVYRYETQSLEEKIQWFKDQQASDNPLLVFDENGVVAGFATYSQFRPYPGYKHTMEHSVYVHKDHYQKGIATKLMYQLIQIAEEQGVKTLVAGIDGENIGSIKAHEKLGFEYAGTIKNAGYKFEQWLDLVFYQLHLSGPK
- the metH gene encoding methionine synthase, producing MAKHLIEEQLEKRILILDGAMGTMLQNENLSAEDFGGEEYDGCNENLVLTRPDVLEKVHRKYLEAGADIICTNTFGGTPLVLNEYDLGAKAEEINKRAVEIARKAVDDFSTSDWPRFVAGAMGPTTKTLSVTGGITFDELEENFYVQAKALIEAGADVLLLETSQDMLNVKAGTLGVSRAFEVTGKELPVMISGTIEPMGTTLAGQSIDAFYISIEHIKPLSVGLNCATGPEFMTDHIRSLAELSTGYISCYPNAGLPDEEGCYHESPESLSQKLKGFAEKGWLNIVGGCCGTTPAHIAAIREVLKEETPRQLPETTHGHVVSGIEPLVYDDSMRPLFIGERTNVIGSRKFKNLIIDGKFEEAAEIARAQVKNGAHVIDICLANPDRDELADIRGFMQEVVKKVKVPLVIDSTDEKVIEEALKFSQGKAIINSINLEDGEERFDAVLPLVKKYGASLVVGTIDEQGMAVDRQRKLEIAERSYNLLTEKWGLAPEDIIFDPLMFPVGTGDEQYIGSALETIEGIRLIKEKMPRTLTVLGVSNISFGLPPVGREVLNAVYLYHCTQAGLDYAIVNTEKLERYASIPEEEIKLANDLLFNTNDETLAVFTDFYRDKKKEKTEADIPKTVEGRLAYYILEGTKEGLIEDLEAAREIFEAPLDIINGPLMAGMAEVGRLFNNNQLIVAEVLQSAGVMKAAVAHLEQFMEKNEESAGKGKMVLATVKGDVHDIGKNLVDIILSNNGYKVVDLGIKVTPAQLIEAVRKEKPDFIGLSGLLVKSAQQMVITAQDFKEAGIDVPILVGGAALSRRFTETKIADEYDGPVIYSKDAMQGLEQANLLMGSETRADFLAEIEESRKKRLEADEKRAARPAKEISIKPARTVKEASVFLPADLRRHVKKEYAVSHLYPYVNMRTLLGHHLGLKGQVQQLLDAGDARATELKDLVDDYLKRDLLKPSGMYQFFPAQADGDDVIVYDPADNKTEIERFTFPRQQVEPFLCLADFLKTVESGEMDYIALMVVTAGQGVMAKARELKEDGKFLESHALQSTALELAEGFAERMHQEIRDQWGFPDATDFTMRDRFAAKYQGQRFSFGYPACPNLEDQEKLFGLLKPEDIGVHLTEGFMMEPEASVSAIVFAHPDARYFNV
- a CDS encoding bifunctional homocysteine S-methyltransferase/methylenetetrahydrofolate reductase; translated protein: MGLLEKLKTHVLTADGAIGTVLYGYGLEYCHEEMNVQRPELIEKIHREYIAAGADIIQTNTYGANAIKLARYGLESRVQQFNEAAITIAKRAAADGGQFVLGTIGGIRGIRKSDATLEEILATVEEQATVLLAGNPDGLLLETYYDFEELTATLKMLRAKTKLPIIAQVSMHEPGVLQNGKSLNYALHELEALGADIVGVNCRLGPFHTIQAFEGVELPEKAFMSAYPNASLLDLEDGRVVYESETDYFGRAAVALRDQGVRLIGGCCGTTPKHIAAAKKYLEELSPVEEKLAKPEKVEIVREAEPSRFEPLHLKVKRQRSVIVELDTPRHLEIDGFIKGAKKLYEAGADVVMMADNSLASPRISNVAMGALLKETHGVRPLTHITCRDRNLIGLQSHLMGLNALGIHDILAVTGDPTKVGDFPGATSVYDVSSMELIQLIKQLNEGVSFSGKPLRQKANFSVAAAFNPNVRVLDRAVSRLEKKIEHGADYFISQPVYTKEKIIEIYEATKHLEAPIYIGIMPVTSYKSAEFLHHEVPGIKLSEEALARMKACGEDKERATLEGIAIAKELVEVAAQYFNGIYLITPFLRYDMTLELMKFIEQLDEQKKGVSING
- a CDS encoding protoporphyrinogen oxidase, coding for METVVVLGGGITGLCTMHYLQRQVKEKNLDVKLVLVEKNTYLGGKLHSDYEQGFIMETGADSIVARHKGVMELVEELNFEQDLVYNETGISYIYTNNELHAIPADSTFGIPMSLHSLEESTLVSEEGKKVALKDLTMPNVGFTKDSSIGEFLTYYLGEELVQNQIAPVLAGVYSGDLHQLSIASTLPYLIDYKNEYGSIIKGFDANREQFVKAANKKFISFKNGLSSLIDRLEEMLTDVEILKGITTTSVNKQENHYRVTLANDTIIDADHVVLALPNEAVQSLLTDETLNRYFEQFNTASAITMYLGFDIPDNRLPADGTGFIVSHNSDVICNAATWTSRKWKHTSANEQLLVRIFYKSINPAYEKLLMMTDEELTVVALEDVRKSLGIEEKPNVVNVSRWIDQMPKYDLAHREALQGLLQELETNYPNLSIAGCSYFGVGIGACIQNGKKIGENIAEKLS
- a CDS encoding chemotaxis protein; its protein translation is MIFQKQRKTAMIDLQQYVVKMDVSNCESMIKQIEMLNLTKQDLQYLKAFQPFVVDNINNIVDRFYRMIGTEHGLVSIINNHSSVEKLKITLGRHIIEMFNGIIDDEFYQRRTNIAKVHVHIGLRTQWYICAFQDLSLSFVGLVEECIHHPKDQFNTIRAISKISNFEQQLVLEAFENTVEQHKENMERKKEAVEKEIVASTESLASISHETNISFHRISKQSDEIKQFAKNSLLVSAMAEKQALEGRERIKSQSQNMCNIIELLKDITENIEQLTGMSKEMESIMSVVTTIANQTNLLALNAAIEAARAGEAGKGFNIVADEVRKLSIQTKDSVTSVAMLLQKTNERTDKLTHSLNNIQEEVISGKENMVQTEGQFTKILESMTEAKEQNDSMEKEVLTIAEILNELGVAFEEVTNSAEKLANVAQHLN
- a CDS encoding sel1 repeat family protein, giving the protein MYGQFLAERNKERIESLLLLTQTQGTWFAQNIKLLTFEEVPLTALHKMVYQVVHGLLKKNQQRHLQIVHPEQTQSIQENVLTLLAEYDDLLREAIPLPIYILIWQISSLEKLANCIEVVDDVIDVLEWYFINQDEQFEAFDEEDLDHEVIIDLYKEAIEEQDVEAQFQLGEYYSASDSSCFQPEKSLKWLELAASQDHADAQYALGNFYFEGIGVQENYCRAFSLYEAAANQGHPDAANNLADMYFNGEGVSENMILAKKWFDFAAKQGVAEAMFTLGIIYEQGLGVDIDEEHAYFYYKKSAEAGYVEAQYRLGGICFEGRLGQLRDVNRGLYWYERAAEQYHVDAFYDLGFIWSQGLTGIRNIEKGIHWFKQAALQGDSEAKLQLGHLYNNGEGIPRNMKEAIKWYGLAAEAGIEEATVLLNELKGM